The following DNA comes from Rhodopseudomonas boonkerdii.
TGAAGCCGGGAGCCTCGGTGGTCGATCTCGGCGCAGCGCCCGGTGGCTGGAGCCAGATTGCCGCGAAACGTGTCGGTTCGGCCGAAGGGAAAGGGCAGGTGGTTGCCATCGACCTCCTGGAAATGCCGGAGATCGTCGGTGTCACCTTCACGCAGATGAACTTTCTCGACGCCGATGCGCCGGACCGCCTGAAAGCGATGATGGGCGGCCTCGCGGATGTCGTGATGTCCGACATGGCGGCCAACACCACCGGTCATCGCAAGACCGATCAACTCCGTATCGTCGGCCTCGTCGAGGACGCCGCCGCCTTCGCTGCCGATGTGCTCAAGCCTGGCGGCACCTTTATCGCAAAAGTGTTCCAGAGCGGTGCCGACGCTGCCCTGATGACCCAGCTCAAGCGCGACTTCGCTACGGTGAAACATGTGAAGCCGGCATCGAGCCGCAAGGATTCCTCCGAACGTTACGTGCTGGCGATGGGATTTCGCGGCGGCCCTGGCGACGCTGGCACCGACGCCTAGGGGCGTATTGGGGCCGGCCGTGTTCTCAGACTAAAATGCGCGAGCATCACCCGAATGGGGGATGCCGGCAGAGCCTTAAGCGTTCAATGTCGGGGAGTTGAGCCAATTCACCATTCAACACCTCCTGCCCCCGGCATTCGTCACGCCGGGGGCTTTTGTTTGTCGGTATCGCGCCGGTTGGCCTGGCAGACGCTCCGGTTGCGTTGCCCCAAAT
Coding sequences within:
- a CDS encoding RlmE family RNA methyltransferase, which produces MAKDSTGRMRVQVKSAGRLKLSSKLWLERQLNDPYVQQAKKDGLRSRAAYKIIEMDDKHRFLKPGASVVDLGAAPGGWSQIAAKRVGSAEGKGQVVAIDLLEMPEIVGVTFTQMNFLDADAPDRLKAMMGGLADVVMSDMAANTTGHRKTDQLRIVGLVEDAAAFAADVLKPGGTFIAKVFQSGADAALMTQLKRDFATVKHVKPASSRKDSSERYVLAMGFRGGPGDAGTDA